Proteins from one Paenibacillus amylolyticus genomic window:
- a CDS encoding Stp1/IreP family PP2C-type Ser/Thr phosphatase yields MIKTVHVSHIGRVRSVNEDSAWIRNLDTGYILGIVADGMGGHLAGDTASRLAVETLVEDLGTLEPGLSHASLSAALSDAILHANEVIYRTASSDDKYHNMGTTVVAALLNDTEGVIGHIGDSRAYKIANKAVIQLTEDHTLVNELFKNGQISKEDVSHHPRRNVLTRALGTDADVKVDLDTVKLEEGEVLLLCSDGLSNLVSNEQIIQVAGNLELALEDRADRLLQLALLAGGDDNITVALFELQRDGSVDTETGCES; encoded by the coding sequence TTGATCAAAACAGTTCATGTGAGCCATATCGGACGAGTGCGTTCGGTGAATGAAGATTCAGCCTGGATTCGTAATCTCGATACAGGATATATTCTGGGTATTGTTGCCGATGGCATGGGTGGACATCTCGCAGGGGATACGGCAAGCCGCTTGGCCGTGGAGACGTTGGTAGAAGATCTGGGAACACTGGAACCAGGTCTGTCGCATGCGTCTCTCTCCGCAGCGCTTAGCGATGCTATTTTGCATGCCAACGAAGTGATCTACCGCACGGCCTCCTCAGATGACAAATATCACAACATGGGAACAACGGTGGTTGCGGCATTATTGAACGATACGGAAGGTGTTATTGGACACATCGGTGATAGCAGAGCGTACAAAATTGCGAACAAAGCTGTGATCCAGCTAACCGAGGACCATACACTGGTGAATGAATTGTTCAAAAATGGTCAGATTAGCAAAGAAGATGTGTCTCATCATCCACGTCGCAACGTGCTGACTCGTGCACTTGGAACAGATGCCGATGTGAAGGTAGACCTGGATACCGTCAAGCTGGAGGAAGGCGAAGTTCTTCTCCTGTGCAGTGATGGCCTCAGTAACCTGGTCAGCAATGAGCAGATTATTCAGGTTGCCGGCAATCTGGAACTGGCATTGGAAGATCGTGCAGACCGACTTCTCCAGTTGGCTTTACTTGCTGGGGGAGACGACAATATCACGGTTGCTTTGTTTGAGTTGCAGAGGGATGGTTCCGTGGATACGGAAACGGGGTGTGAGTCATGA